A single region of the Lepus europaeus isolate LE1 chromosome 1, mLepTim1.pri, whole genome shotgun sequence genome encodes:
- the GCG gene encoding pro-glucagon isoform X1, with the protein MKSIYIVAGLFVMLVQGSWQRSLQDTEEKSRSFPASQTDLLGDADQMTEDKRHSQGTFTSDYSKYLDSRRAQDFVQWLMNTKRNRNNIAKRHDEFERHAEGTFTSDVSSYLEGQAAKEFIAWLVKGRGRRDFPEEVTIVEELRRRHADGSFSDEMNTVLDSLATRDFINWLLQTKISDRK; encoded by the exons ATGAAGAGCATTTACATTGTGGCCGGATTGTTTGTAATGCTGGTACAAGGCAGCTGGCAACGCTCTCTTCAAGACACAGAGGAGAAATCCAG ATCCTTCCCAGCTTCCCAGACAGACCTGCTTGGTGACGCCGACCAGATGACCGAAGACAAGCGCCATTCACAGGGCACGTTCACCAGTGACTACAGCAAGTACCTGGACTCCAGACGTGCCCAGGATTTTGTGCAGTGGTTGATGAACACCAAGAGGAACAG GAATAACATTGCCAAACGCCACGATGAATTTGAGAGACATGCTGAAGGGACCTTTACCAGTGATGTAAGCTCTTATCTGGAAGGCCAAGCTGCCAAGGAATTCATTGCTTGGCTGGTGAAAGGCCGAGGAAGGCGAGA TTTCCCAGAAGAAGTGACCATTGTTGAAGAGCTACGCCGTAGACATGCTGATGGCTCCTTCTCAGATGAGATGAACACAGTTCTTGATAGTCTGGCCACGAGGGACTTTATAAACTGGTTGCTCCAGACCAAAATCTCTGACAG GAAGTAA
- the GCG gene encoding pro-glucagon isoform X2: MKSIYIVAGLFVMLVQGSWQRSLQDTEEKSRSFPASQTDLLGDADQMTEDKRHSQGTFTSDYSKYLDSRRAQDFVQWLMNTKRNRNNIAKRHDEFERHAEGTFTSDVSSYLEGQAAKEFIAWLVKGRGRRDFPEEVTIVEELRRRHADGSFSDEMNTVLDSLATRDFINWLLQTKISDR; encoded by the exons ATGAAGAGCATTTACATTGTGGCCGGATTGTTTGTAATGCTGGTACAAGGCAGCTGGCAACGCTCTCTTCAAGACACAGAGGAGAAATCCAG ATCCTTCCCAGCTTCCCAGACAGACCTGCTTGGTGACGCCGACCAGATGACCGAAGACAAGCGCCATTCACAGGGCACGTTCACCAGTGACTACAGCAAGTACCTGGACTCCAGACGTGCCCAGGATTTTGTGCAGTGGTTGATGAACACCAAGAGGAACAG GAATAACATTGCCAAACGCCACGATGAATTTGAGAGACATGCTGAAGGGACCTTTACCAGTGATGTAAGCTCTTATCTGGAAGGCCAAGCTGCCAAGGAATTCATTGCTTGGCTGGTGAAAGGCCGAGGAAGGCGAGA TTTCCCAGAAGAAGTGACCATTGTTGAAGAGCTACGCCGTAGACATGCTGATGGCTCCTTCTCAGATGAGATGAACACAGTTCTTGATAGTCTGGCCACGAGGGACTTTATAAACTGGTTGCTCCAGACCAAAATCTCTGACAGGTGA